A genomic window from Gossypium hirsutum isolate 1008001.06 chromosome D12, Gossypium_hirsutum_v2.1, whole genome shotgun sequence includes:
- the LOC107946847 gene encoding putative glycerol-3-phosphate transporter 1: MASLSKLPALRNYSKPFGIRFLEYIKKGKLSYKTHQAIALIVTFLAYTCYHATRKTTSIVKSALDPQSPDVGLRFPWRMTYLSSPAEKKRFSWVLGDGWAPFNGSDGSALLGELDVAFLSVYTLGMYFSGHLGDRMNLRVFLTVGMVGTGLFTSLFGVGYWAKIHSFYYFLIVQMIAGLFQSTGWPSVVAVVGNWFGKKKRGLIMGIWNAHTSVGNIAGSLIASALLSYGWGWSFVVPGLLIAFVGLLVFLFLPVSPESVGADKEEDEVGSPRKIGEGVTEPLLGSDAEIKETAVGFIEAWKIPGVAPFAFCLFFAKLVAYTFLYWLPYYISHTAIEGKYLSSETAGNLSTFFDIGGVLGGILAGHISDRLDARAITAATFMYCAIPALYFYRTYGHISLVMNIALMFICGMFVNGPYALITTAVSADLGTHSSLRGNSKALATVTAIIDGTGSVGAAIGPILTGYISAKSWSAVFMMLMGAALVAGLLLTRLLVAEVVARISESRSQAGGSQPTSQDEELGV, encoded by the exons ATGGCTTCGCTAAGTAAATTGCCAGCTTTGAGAAATTATAGCAAGCCTTTTGGAATTCGTTTCCTAGAATACATTAAGAAAGGAAAGCTTTCCTATAAAACTCATCAAGCAATTGCGTTGATCGTAACATTTTTGGCTTACACTTGCTACCATGCGACAAGGAAAACAACAAGCATTGTGAAGAGTGCTCTCGATCCTCAATCACCTGATGTAGGCTTGAGGTTCCCATGGAGGATGACATACCTCAGTTCACCTgctgaaaaaaaaagattttcttGGGTTTTAGGAGACGGTTGGGCACCATTTAATGGATCCGATGGTTCGGCCTTGCTCGGTGAACTAGACGTGGCTTTCCTCTCGGTATATACTTTAGGAATGTACTTTTCCGGTCACTTAGGTGACAGGATGAATTTAAGGGTCTTTTTGACAGTAGGAATGGTTGGAACTGGCTTGTTTACTTCACTATTTGGCGTTGGGTACTGGGCTAAAATCCACAGTTTTTACTATTTCCTTATAGTACAAATGATTGCTGGTTTATTTCAATCAACGGGATGGCCCTCAGTTGTTGCAGTGGTGGGTAACTGGTTTGGGAAGAAAAAGAGAGGTTTGATTATGGGCATATGGAATGCTCACACATCTGTTGGGAACATTGCTGGTTCATTGATTGCTTCAGCACTGTTGAGCTATGGATGGGGTTGGTCCTTTGTTGTGCCCGGTCTGCTCATTGCTTTCGTGGGTTTGTTGGTTTTCCTTTTTCTGCCTGTTAGCCCCGAATCGGTCGGAGCTgataaagaagaagatgaagtgGGTTCTCCTAGGAAGATCGGAGAGGGAGTAACAGAGCCTCTATTAGGCTCAGATGCTGAGATCAAGGAAACAGCCGTGGGGTTCATTGAAGCTTGGAAAATCCCTGGGGTTGCTCCTTTTGCTTTTTGCCTCTTCTTTGCCAAATTGGTCGCTTACACATTTCTCTATTGGCTCCCATACTACATTAGCCATACAG CGATCGAGGGAAAATATTTATCGAGTGAGACAGCAGGAAACTTGTCAACATTCTTTGATATTGGAGGGGTTCTCGGAGGAATCTTAGCCGGACACATTTCGGATCGCCTAGATGCCAGAGCCATAACAGCAGCAACTTTCATGTACTGCGCGATCCCTGCTCTCTATTTCTATCGTACTTACGGGCACATTTCCTTGGTAATGAACATAGCCCTCATGTTCATTTGCGGCATGTTTGTAAATGGTCCCTATGCTCTCATAACAACCGCTGTGTCGGCCGACCTGGGAACGCACAGTTCGTTAAGGGGGAACTCAAAGGCATTGGCAACCGTGACAGCAATCATAGATGGAACAGGTTCAGTTGGTGCTGCAATTGGACCAATTCTAACTGGCTACATTTCTGCCAAGAGCTGGAGTGCGGTTTTCATGATGCTCATGGGAGCAGCTCTAGTTGCAGGGCTGTTGTTGACAAGGTTATTGGTGGCTGAGGTGGTTGCAAGGATTTCTGAATCAAGGTCCCAAGCAGGAGGATCCCAACCAACATCTCAAGATGAAGAACTGGGTGTATGA